From Bacillus sp. FSL K6-3431, the proteins below share one genomic window:
- a CDS encoding tape measure protein: MADYTLTAKLMADAHGFIKGFDKAQESLANVQRTVSNAGKKFESIGKSLSSAGDKLTNSITKPALVATGALAGLTLVKGFNRLTGIDDAKAKLKGLGHDAKGVEKIMTSALEAVKGTSYGMDAAATTAAGAVAAGIKPGKELTRYLSLTADTAAIAGVSMSEMGSAINKVQTSQVAYTDNLNQLADRGIPIYQWLAKEAGVAAADVKDMASDGKISSEMFLKAIEKNIGGAAKTMGESSFTAAVSNIWASVSRIGANFLDAGGQAGGFFSTVKPLLTDFNNSLGVVEEKAAVLGVKFGEVFNGFLDKAAELKARFDGLSPSMQGVILKTAAIGAAIAIGIGPALKIIGSLMTGFGTLASVVSLLISPVGLIVIGIAALGVAFGIAMVKSEEFRNVVMSAFELVKGVVQDVASTLLPILKNMWSGGIEGVNSFADGIGGKLLGVFETVKSVLMTVVDVVGQFVSSIISGFQGAGGQVNTLSTLFLGFNPILKMAMLVLTQFGPQIAAGFSEIASMAMPMLVMLGETLGQLAAAVIPMVMNVVASLIPIIITLGTSLMEIVLAVLPVLISLFMQIVPVVMSLVSTVMGLVSQLLPLVSVVIDALVPVLMMLVDVILNIVQAVAPALIVIIGAVIAIFQAIMPVVMAVLTTVINVMANIIAAIMPIIAIVAGVITSIISIIAPIVTFIAGIIASIFNVIRPIATFVSGVFTTVFTIISGVFRSIAQFIASSIQASANTIAKLSGTVSGVFNSIWSSVSSVMSRVSSKIQAVFTAITTSWTGLKTFVSSVFSGIGDNMQTLVNRVKGFVNGVIGGINTAIGLINKIPGVNISRIPQLQRGTDDWMGGFARMNEGGRGEMVMLPSGSQVIPHDVSMKYAREAGQANARKADMVRSFDNKDSHQPIPAEIPVILDGREIARASVDDITKLQKRSAKRRERLPRGVLT; this comes from the coding sequence ATGGCAGATTACACGTTAACAGCCAAACTTATGGCTGATGCACATGGTTTTATTAAAGGTTTCGACAAGGCCCAAGAATCTTTAGCGAATGTCCAACGCACTGTTAGTAATGCCGGCAAAAAATTCGAATCAATTGGGAAGTCGCTTAGCAGTGCAGGTGATAAGTTAACAAATAGCATAACTAAGCCTGCGCTTGTAGCAACAGGCGCATTAGCTGGATTAACACTCGTAAAAGGGTTTAATCGGCTAACTGGTATTGATGATGCGAAAGCAAAGCTAAAAGGTCTTGGTCATGACGCAAAAGGCGTAGAGAAAATCATGACCTCAGCGCTTGAAGCTGTAAAAGGCACATCGTACGGAATGGATGCAGCAGCAACAACAGCAGCAGGAGCCGTAGCCGCAGGAATTAAGCCAGGTAAAGAGTTGACTAGGTATCTATCACTTACAGCAGATACAGCAGCTATTGCAGGCGTATCTATGTCTGAGATGGGATCAGCCATCAATAAGGTTCAAACGTCGCAAGTAGCCTACACCGACAACTTAAACCAATTAGCAGATAGAGGAATACCAATCTATCAATGGTTAGCTAAAGAAGCCGGTGTCGCAGCCGCCGATGTCAAGGACATGGCTTCTGATGGAAAGATTTCATCCGAAATGTTCCTAAAGGCTATTGAGAAGAATATCGGCGGTGCTGCTAAAACAATGGGAGAATCTTCATTTACTGCGGCGGTATCTAATATTTGGGCTTCCGTATCAAGAATAGGAGCAAATTTTCTAGATGCAGGCGGTCAAGCCGGGGGATTCTTTTCTACTGTAAAACCTTTACTTACTGACTTCAATAATTCTTTAGGGGTTGTGGAAGAGAAGGCGGCTGTTTTAGGTGTAAAATTCGGTGAAGTTTTCAACGGCTTTTTAGATAAGGCAGCCGAATTAAAAGCAAGGTTTGATGGGCTATCCCCATCGATGCAAGGTGTGATTTTAAAGACTGCTGCTATCGGTGCAGCTATTGCTATTGGAATTGGTCCAGCGTTAAAAATCATAGGATCTTTAATGACTGGATTCGGTACTTTGGCAAGTGTGGTGTCACTGTTAATTAGTCCTGTCGGCTTAATTGTGATTGGAATAGCTGCATTAGGTGTCGCCTTTGGAATTGCGATGGTTAAAAGTGAAGAATTTAGAAATGTGGTAATGAGTGCCTTCGAGTTGGTAAAAGGCGTTGTGCAGGACGTAGCGTCTACCTTACTACCCATTCTCAAAAATATGTGGTCTGGCGGCATTGAAGGAGTTAACTCTTTTGCCGATGGGATCGGCGGCAAATTGCTAGGAGTTTTTGAAACAGTAAAAAGTGTACTCATGACAGTGGTTGATGTTGTTGGTCAATTCGTATCTAGTATTATAAGTGGATTTCAAGGTGCGGGTGGTCAAGTTAATACGCTTTCTACATTATTTCTAGGATTCAACCCAATTCTAAAAATGGCTATGTTGGTTTTAACTCAATTCGGACCACAGATCGCGGCAGGATTCAGCGAGATTGCTTCTATGGCCATGCCGATGTTAGTTATGTTAGGTGAAACATTGGGTCAATTAGCTGCTGCTGTTATCCCAATGGTGATGAATGTTGTTGCATCACTTATCCCGATCATTATTACTCTAGGAACATCGCTAATGGAAATTGTCTTGGCTGTGTTACCGGTGTTAATTAGCTTGTTTATGCAGATAGTTCCAGTTGTTATGTCTCTTGTATCAACGGTCATGGGACTTGTCTCGCAATTGCTACCTTTGGTATCAGTTGTCATTGATGCGCTTGTTCCGGTGCTTATGATGCTAGTTGATGTAATTTTAAACATCGTCCAAGCTGTCGCGCCGGCTTTAATAGTGATCATCGGGGCGGTCATAGCGATCTTCCAAGCAATTATGCCTGTAGTCATGGCGGTGCTAACAACGGTCATAAACGTGATGGCAAATATCATAGCTGCAATCATGCCGATCATTGCGATTGTAGCGGGAGTAATAACATCTATCATTTCTATCATTGCACCGATCGTCACTTTCATAGCAGGTATTATAGCTTCGATCTTTAACGTTATTAGACCGATTGCTACATTTGTGTCGGGAGTCTTTACTACCGTTTTCACTATTATTTCCGGAGTTTTTCGGAGTATCGCGCAGTTTATAGCTAGTTCGATTCAAGCTAGCGCGAACACTATAGCTAAATTGAGTGGCACAGTTTCCGGAGTTTTTAATAGTATCTGGTCTTCGGTATCAAGTGTTATGTCCAGAGTATCATCTAAAATCCAAGCAGTGTTTACGGCTATCACCACATCGTGGACAGGTTTAAAAACGTTTGTTTCTAGTGTTTTTTCTGGAATAGGTGACAACATGCAAACACTTGTAAATCGGGTAAAAGGATTCGTTAATGGCGTTATCGGCGGTATTAATACAGCAATCGGATTAATCAATAAAATACCAGGTGTTAATATTTCTAGAATTCCACAGTTACAGCGTGGAACCGATGATTGGATGGGCGGATTTGCGAGAATGAATGAGGGCGGACGCGGTGAGATGGTTATGTTGCCGTCTGGATCACAGGTTATTCCTCATGATGTGAGCATGAAATATGCAAGAGAAGCAGGGCAAGCGAATGCGCGTAAAGCTGATATGGTACGATCGTTCGATAATAAGGATTCTCACCAACCAATCCCGGCTGAAATACCGGTCATTTTGGATGGTCGTGAAATCGCAAGGGCGTCTGTTGACGATATCACGAAGTTACAAAAACGAAGCGCTAAACGACGAGAGCGATTACCTCGAGGTGTGTTGACATGA
- a CDS encoding phenylalanine racemase has protein sequence MNEEAKDYASARDFAFFVVNFGYSKRDYGELTELEKAFIYKAYETKLINDTTYARDAQYNALINANRKKNKKFIEMFKPKQKKADVEYNKDAVSTIIDVEKKEGKSWVDKLYAGIGRKRPAKKGG, from the coding sequence TTGAATGAAGAAGCGAAGGATTACGCGAGTGCGCGAGACTTCGCTTTTTTTGTTGTCAATTTCGGGTATTCAAAGCGAGATTACGGCGAGTTGACTGAGTTGGAAAAAGCTTTTATTTATAAGGCTTACGAGACAAAACTCATAAACGATACGACGTATGCCCGAGATGCTCAATATAATGCGCTCATAAATGCTAATCGTAAAAAGAATAAGAAATTCATCGAAATGTTCAAGCCTAAACAGAAAAAAGCTGACGTGGAATACAACAAAGATGCGGTGTCCACAATTATCGACGTCGAGAAGAAGGAAGGAAAATCATGGGTGGATAAATTATATGCCGGAATCGGTCGTAAACGTCCAGCCAAGAAAGGGGGCTGA
- a CDS encoding segregation and condensation protein B, translating to MFEVENDVLELRFNMQKVKTLENMYGISLMAELSRNRGMLSFHLMEGLFSVALYNTTQEQNVKGQKAIDIYNSLMQEQGYATLNAVIVSKLQDDMGFLFRGN from the coding sequence ATGTTTGAAGTAGAAAATGATGTTTTAGAATTACGTTTTAATATGCAAAAGGTGAAAACACTTGAAAATATGTACGGTATCTCACTTATGGCTGAACTGAGCCGCAATAGAGGGATGCTTTCCTTTCATCTGATGGAGGGGCTATTTTCAGTGGCTCTTTATAATACGACGCAAGAACAGAACGTTAAGGGTCAAAAAGCGATAGATATTTATAACTCCCTCATGCAAGAACAGGGTTATGCCACACTTAACGCAGTGATCGTCAGTAAGCTGCAGGATGATATGGGTTTTTTGTTCCGAGGGAACTAA
- a CDS encoding phage major tail protein, TP901-1 family — translation MAFEENLYCDFTQGAAQAVAGKDIILAIFDSTGADLLAVAGQQGLTINRTKDSIEVTSKDTVGGWKSKIGGMKEWSIDNDGLYIANHGSHKALTKAFNDDELICLKVINQKTKKSMFGGLAILSDYPLEAPYDDAMTYSISLEGNGALVDLSDQVDGQMPGEPAPAGA, via the coding sequence ATGGCATTTGAAGAAAATTTATATTGTGATTTTACGCAAGGTGCAGCACAAGCTGTCGCGGGTAAGGATATTATTCTAGCGATTTTTGATTCAACAGGTGCTGACCTTTTAGCGGTTGCCGGACAGCAAGGTCTAACGATCAACCGTACGAAAGATTCGATTGAGGTTACGTCAAAAGATACGGTAGGAGGTTGGAAGTCGAAAATTGGTGGCATGAAAGAGTGGTCCATTGATAACGATGGTTTATACATCGCCAACCACGGATCTCACAAGGCACTTACTAAGGCATTCAATGATGATGAATTAATTTGTCTTAAAGTCATCAATCAGAAAACTAAAAAGAGTATGTTTGGCGGGTTGGCGATCTTGTCCGACTACCCTCTCGAAGCGCCTTACGACGATGCGATGACATACTCTATCAGTCTTGAAGGTAACGGTGCGCTTGTAGATTTATCAGACCAAGTAGATGGACAGATGCCAGGAGAACCAGCACCGGCAGGCGCTTAA
- a CDS encoding DUF5072 family protein, translating to MLKKLSILDMHVAIKNRIETGTDLRCVDHVKLNEVSPFTFLEIVGMVEKNTKTMYVDEFTIHVHILSAPADSSIPHYQNIQAVQEALTEYLALPEGFELFGQGSSGLVSNYIEKETNERHAVLGFVFKISYGFKIKI from the coding sequence GTGCTAAAAAAACTATCAATACTTGATATGCATGTGGCCATTAAAAATCGGATTGAAACAGGAACGGATTTACGTTGTGTGGATCATGTCAAATTAAACGAGGTGTCACCTTTCACCTTCTTGGAGATTGTTGGAATGGTAGAGAAAAACACTAAGACAATGTATGTTGACGAGTTTACCATTCATGTCCATATTTTATCGGCGCCTGCTGATTCGAGTATTCCGCATTACCAAAATATACAAGCCGTTCAAGAAGCTTTAACTGAATATCTAGCATTGCCAGAAGGCTTTGAGCTGTTTGGTCAAGGAAGTTCAGGGCTTGTTAGTAATTATATTGAAAAAGAGACAAACGAGCGCCATGCAGTGCTAGGCTTCGTTTTTAAAATATCTTATGGTTTTAAAATTAAAATATAG
- a CDS encoding phage head-tail connector protein, with protein MIERLKVRIPDIDIAVANELIKTAKDRILLRVGLKQTLFPAELESICVEIVTAMYNKHQMKHEGVENENVDVFSMKFVNDLLKQYDPELDEYRRMLENEKDESREKIRFI; from the coding sequence ATGATTGAAAGATTAAAAGTTCGTATACCTGATATAGATATTGCCGTTGCTAACGAATTAATCAAGACAGCTAAAGATCGAATCTTGTTACGAGTAGGGTTAAAGCAAACATTGTTTCCTGCTGAGCTAGAATCGATCTGTGTGGAGATTGTAACGGCAATGTATAACAAACATCAGATGAAGCATGAAGGCGTTGAGAATGAGAACGTAGACGTATTCTCGATGAAGTTTGTTAATGATCTATTAAAACAATACGATCCAGAACTTGATGAATATCGTAGGATGCTAGAAAACGAAAAAGATGAATCTCGCGAAAAGATCCGATTCATATGA
- a CDS encoding DUF4355 domain-containing protein, which yields MDFLKMMLNLQFFSADTGGMGGADTTADDKKTDDQKLDDKKTDDEKTDDKKSDAKDTKTFTQEELDEIVRNRVARAEKDKQDAIDEAKKLAKMNAEEKKDYDFKKLQRENEELKAAQNKFSLGKEATKMLAGSGIVADDDLLEFVVRENAETTKQAVQAFSALVAAKVDEGVKEKLKGNSPKKQTGAAGSTTKQTILAIKDSAERIKAIQDNPHLFK from the coding sequence ATGGACTTTTTAAAAATGATGTTAAACTTGCAATTCTTTTCTGCTGATACAGGCGGTATGGGTGGAGCAGATACAACAGCAGATGATAAGAAAACAGACGACCAAAAACTAGACGACAAAAAGACAGACGACGAAAAGACAGACGATAAGAAATCGGATGCTAAAGACACCAAGACCTTTACTCAGGAAGAACTGGATGAAATCGTAAGGAACCGTGTTGCTCGCGCGGAAAAGGATAAGCAGGATGCAATTGACGAAGCTAAGAAACTAGCGAAAATGAACGCTGAAGAAAAGAAAGATTATGATTTTAAAAAGCTTCAACGTGAAAATGAAGAGTTGAAGGCTGCACAAAATAAATTTTCTCTTGGCAAAGAAGCCACTAAGATGCTAGCAGGGTCCGGAATTGTTGCAGATGATGATCTGCTTGAATTCGTGGTCCGTGAAAATGCTGAAACGACTAAACAAGCTGTACAAGCTTTTAGTGCCTTGGTAGCTGCAAAGGTTGATGAAGGTGTGAAAGAAAAGCTGAAAGGTAATTCACCCAAGAAACAAACAGGAGCAGCAGGATCTACTACCAAGCAAACCATTCTTGCAATTAAGGATAGTGCTGAACGCATTAAAGCAATTCAAGATAATCCTCACCTATTTAAATAA
- a CDS encoding minor capsid protein codes for MAKKNKTYWEGRQKQWWDNQDKLDDKAVRKLEMKYKQLSKDLEKDIAVYFHRYGKDNVIEFRNLMLSLDDNDRKLLFQSIEDFARKYPKYAHLMPVRESIYKLNRMQGLHYSMNMKLLELGAFEQDTLEKHLLKTYGDQYAALMGELGLGQTFVAVNNEMMMNTIYTNWVNGENFSDRIWNNKEKMYRYMQTDFRDAIARGDSYDNVARIMARRFDVGTHEAKRLVATESAFVFNQSHIKAYTEAGVTEYEFSAVMDSKTSRICRNLDGERFRFDEAEVGLNFPPMHTWCRSTFIGVLDGLLE; via the coding sequence ATGGCCAAGAAGAATAAAACCTACTGGGAAGGTCGCCAAAAGCAATGGTGGGATAACCAGGACAAGCTTGACGACAAAGCAGTAAGAAAGCTTGAAATGAAATATAAGCAACTCTCTAAAGATCTAGAAAAGGATATCGCAGTTTATTTCCATCGATATGGAAAGGACAATGTGATCGAGTTTAGAAATTTAATGCTATCTCTTGATGATAACGACAGGAAGTTGCTTTTTCAGTCGATAGAAGATTTTGCGAGGAAGTACCCAAAATACGCCCATTTAATGCCTGTACGAGAAAGCATCTACAAGCTTAATAGAATGCAGGGGCTGCATTATTCAATGAACATGAAATTGCTTGAGCTTGGAGCGTTTGAACAAGACACTTTAGAAAAGCACCTGCTGAAAACGTACGGAGATCAATACGCCGCCTTAATGGGCGAACTTGGTTTAGGCCAGACATTCGTTGCTGTCAATAATGAAATGATGATGAACACGATCTATACAAATTGGGTAAACGGTGAAAACTTCTCCGATCGTATCTGGAACAACAAAGAGAAGATGTACCGGTATATGCAAACAGATTTCAGGGATGCGATTGCTCGAGGTGACAGTTACGATAATGTAGCTCGAATCATGGCAAGGCGCTTTGACGTAGGTACTCATGAAGCCAAAAGGTTAGTTGCTACAGAATCGGCTTTTGTATTCAATCAATCACACATTAAAGCCTATACCGAAGCAGGAGTTACCGAATACGAGTTCAGTGCTGTTATGGACAGCAAAACTAGCCGGATCTGCCGGAATTTAGATGGTGAACGCTTTAGGTTTGATGAAGCAGAAGTCGGGCTTAATTTCCCGCCGATGCATACCTGGTGCAGATCCACTTTTATAGGTGTCTTAGATGGTTTACTAGAATAG
- a CDS encoding phage portal protein, producing the protein MAIFTMDPEEDLTAEKLKEFIEEHKTRIPRYDLLDNMYRGNHEILGMDQKEMGKPDNRLVVNFAKYIVDTLNGYFVGNPIKTVHPEKTVADKMKLIAKRNSQNDNNAELSKMCSIYGHAYEFVYQDEEADTRVTYIRPQEAFVIYDNTIGQRPLFGVRLIYDKEGKLSGTIYSKTYEQNFNENDKGELVIESKAKEHYFGDVPLIEYIENEERQSAFESVISLINAFNKALSEKANDVDYFADAYLLILGVELDEDTIKKVRDNRIMNMKNGDTNNIVVEFLDKPNADSTQENLINRLQDLIFQIAMVANISDENFGASSGISLKYKLQPMENVALMKERKFNAGMMQRFKMMFTIPTNFGADKESYLDIDYIFTRNIPNNILEEADAASKLTGVIPKRTQLGMLSVVDNVQDELDELERERDEQALNSFNRDVNTPFRNEVVTDGQEE; encoded by the coding sequence ATGGCGATTTTTACGATGGATCCGGAAGAGGATTTAACAGCTGAGAAACTAAAAGAATTTATCGAGGAACATAAAACAAGAATACCCCGATACGATTTGCTAGATAATATGTATCGAGGTAATCATGAGATCTTAGGTATGGATCAAAAGGAAATGGGCAAACCCGATAACCGTTTAGTCGTCAACTTTGCAAAATACATAGTTGATACGCTAAACGGTTATTTTGTTGGTAACCCAATTAAAACGGTCCATCCAGAAAAGACAGTTGCTGACAAAATGAAACTGATTGCCAAGCGAAACAGCCAAAACGATAATAATGCCGAGCTATCCAAAATGTGCAGCATATATGGCCATGCTTATGAATTTGTTTATCAGGACGAAGAAGCCGACACCAGAGTAACGTACATTAGACCGCAAGAAGCTTTTGTTATCTACGATAATACGATTGGACAACGACCTTTATTCGGTGTCAGATTGATCTATGACAAAGAAGGTAAGCTATCAGGAACGATCTACTCCAAAACATATGAACAGAACTTCAATGAAAATGATAAAGGCGAACTCGTTATAGAGAGTAAAGCCAAAGAACATTATTTTGGAGATGTCCCGTTGATTGAATACATTGAGAACGAGGAAAGGCAGTCAGCTTTTGAGAGTGTCATTTCTTTGATAAACGCCTTCAACAAGGCGCTATCTGAAAAGGCGAATGATGTTGATTATTTTGCCGATGCTTATTTATTAATATTAGGTGTTGAGCTTGATGAGGACACAATCAAAAAAGTCCGAGACAATCGCATCATGAACATGAAAAATGGTGATACAAATAACATTGTGGTCGAGTTCCTGGACAAGCCTAATGCAGATTCTACACAAGAAAATCTGATTAATAGATTACAAGATTTAATCTTTCAAATTGCAATGGTAGCGAATATATCAGACGAGAACTTCGGCGCTTCCTCCGGGATCTCACTTAAATATAAATTGCAGCCAATGGAGAACGTGGCACTGATGAAAGAGCGTAAATTCAATGCAGGAATGATGCAGCGATTTAAAATGATGTTCACCATACCCACTAATTTTGGTGCGGACAAGGAAAGTTATCTTGATATTGATTATATATTCACTCGTAATATTCCTAATAACATTCTTGAAGAAGCAGATGCTGCATCTAAGTTAACGGGCGTTATTCCTAAACGAACTCAATTGGGTATGCTTTCTGTCGTTGATAACGTTCAGGACGAATTGGACGAGTTAGAACGCGAGAGAGATGAACAGGCTCTTAATTCATTCAATCGAGATGTGAATACACCTTTCAGAAATGAAGTGGTAACTGATGGCCAAGAAGAATAA
- the terL gene encoding phage terminase large subunit produces the protein MELCQGLQDFYFSDDDVLVLNVPPRHGKSFTAGHLAQWIFGINPNEKIMTGSYNETLSTVFSKQVRNSIQEGKAQEDQIVYSDIFPNTQIQQGDAAMNLWSLEGQYNNYLATSPTGTATGFGASLLMIDDLIKSAEEAFNAAVLEKHWNWFVNTMLSRLESGGKIIIIMTRWHSNDLAGRALSQLPELDYKVRHINMKAVQDNESMLCDDILSAREYKQKSSAMSPEIASANYQQEPMDIKGRLYSKFKTYDDLPENVVRRSSYTDTADTGSDYLSTYIYDETKDKEAYIVDIIYTKDGMEITEPLLAKKLYENGANMARIESNNGGRGFGRSVERILKEKYGSNKTTFDLFHQSKNKVARILSNATWVMDHVYFPSNWRHKWPELHTALTTYQKEGKNAHDDAPDALTGIAETMQNQTKVNLFKGGL, from the coding sequence GTGGAACTTTGCCAAGGCTTGCAGGATTTTTATTTTAGCGATGATGATGTACTTGTTTTGAATGTACCTCCAAGGCACGGGAAGTCTTTTACAGCCGGTCATTTAGCGCAATGGATATTTGGTATCAACCCTAACGAAAAGATCATGACAGGCTCGTATAACGAAACCTTGTCCACTGTTTTCTCTAAGCAAGTCCGAAACTCTATTCAAGAAGGAAAAGCCCAAGAAGATCAGATTGTTTATAGCGATATTTTTCCGAATACGCAAATTCAGCAAGGCGATGCTGCTATGAATCTATGGAGCTTGGAAGGTCAATATAATAACTATCTAGCAACTTCACCGACCGGAACGGCTACAGGGTTCGGGGCAAGTCTCCTGATGATTGACGATTTAATCAAAAGTGCTGAAGAAGCATTTAACGCTGCTGTCCTTGAAAAGCATTGGAATTGGTTTGTAAATACGATGCTTTCCAGGCTAGAGTCTGGTGGCAAAATCATTATCATCATGACTAGATGGCATTCTAATGATCTTGCAGGTAGGGCGTTGAGTCAGCTTCCAGAGCTAGATTATAAAGTTAGGCATATTAACATGAAAGCCGTCCAAGATAATGAGTCAATGCTATGCGACGATATTCTTAGCGCAAGGGAATATAAGCAAAAATCAAGTGCTATGAGTCCAGAGATTGCTAGTGCAAACTATCAGCAAGAGCCGATGGATATTAAAGGCCGTTTATATTCTAAGTTTAAAACCTATGATGATTTACCAGAGAATGTTGTTAGGAGATCTTCTTATACAGATACGGCTGATACAGGATCGGATTACTTGTCCACTTATATTTATGACGAAACGAAAGATAAAGAAGCTTATATCGTTGACATCATCTATACGAAAGATGGTATGGAGATCACGGAGCCTTTACTCGCTAAAAAGCTTTATGAAAACGGAGCTAATATGGCAAGGATTGAATCTAATAACGGTGGTCGAGGGTTTGGGCGCAGCGTTGAACGAATCTTAAAAGAAAAATACGGTAGCAACAAAACAACGTTTGATCTATTCCACCAATCAAAAAACAAAGTGGCTAGGATTCTATCAAACGCAACTTGGGTTATGGATCATGTCTATTTCCCGTCTAATTGGCGGCATAAGTGGCCAGAGCTTCACACTGCTTTAACTACGTATCAAAAAGAAGGTAAGAACGCTCACGATGATGCGCCAGACGCTTTAACAGGTATCGCGGAAACGATGCAGAATCAAACGAAAGTAAATCTTTTCAAAGGAGGGTTGTAG
- a CDS encoding helix-turn-helix domain-containing protein has translation MAKKKGGRKGKYHDWLTKEGLIKLEGWARDGLTNEQISHNIGINPDTLYTWIKKFPEISDTLKRGKEVIDRQVENALLKRALGYKFDEVTYEPVAVKPFEDSEGNRVTHVLDVTKKVTKEVAPDTTAQIFWLKNRKPAEWRDKRDIEHSGNMNVNNPFQELTTEDLKKLIKE, from the coding sequence ATGGCAAAGAAAAAAGGAGGCAGAAAAGGGAAATATCATGATTGGCTAACAAAAGAAGGTTTGATCAAGCTTGAAGGCTGGGCAAGGGATGGTTTGACCAATGAGCAAATATCGCACAACATTGGGATAAATCCAGATACTTTGTATACTTGGATCAAAAAATTCCCCGAGATTTCCGACACCTTAAAGCGTGGCAAGGAAGTTATTGACCGTCAAGTAGAAAATGCGCTGCTTAAAAGAGCGTTAGGTTATAAGTTTGATGAAGTAACATATGAGCCGGTTGCGGTTAAGCCTTTCGAGGATAGCGAAGGTAATAGGGTGACTCACGTGCTTGATGTAACAAAAAAAGTCACTAAAGAAGTAGCACCAGATACTACGGCTCAAATATTCTGGTTGAAAAACAGGAAGCCGGCTGAGTGGAGAGACAAGCGAGATATAGAGCATAGCGGAAATATGAACGTAAACAATCCCTTCCAGGAACTTACTACAGAGGATTTGAAAAAGTTAATTAAAGAATAA
- a CDS encoding DUF5067 domain-containing protein, with translation MSEKVKKPLYKKKRWWIVLIAVMTVFYFIGAAMENAEKEKAEIAEQQRIEKKEEKAKQKAEEKEQKKADEEIAKKEAEQVKKEKAAQEAKKNGEIIKVEDELSFGEFTVNMKQIRVYEENDKEFAEIRFDWLNQAGDGKKMFMSMSLLSVLQGDSVLEETSGAWDVKNKSSSRVYFPNAENGEISVTLTYELADKESPLIIKFKPLNKLIDEDSQEITVDIN, from the coding sequence ATGAGTGAAAAGGTAAAGAAGCCATTATATAAAAAGAAAAGATGGTGGATCGTTTTGATAGCCGTAATGACCGTGTTTTATTTCATAGGTGCGGCAATGGAAAATGCAGAAAAAGAAAAAGCTGAAATAGCTGAACAACAAAGAATTGAGAAAAAGGAAGAAAAAGCAAAACAAAAAGCAGAGGAAAAAGAACAGAAGAAGGCTGATGAAGAAATAGCCAAAAAAGAGGCTGAACAGGTTAAAAAAGAAAAAGCTGCACAAGAAGCAAAGAAGAACGGTGAGATCATCAAAGTTGAGGATGAACTTTCATTTGGCGAATTTACAGTCAACATGAAACAGATCCGAGTTTACGAAGAGAACGACAAAGAATTTGCAGAAATCCGTTTTGATTGGTTAAATCAAGCCGGTGACGGGAAGAAAATGTTCATGTCAATGTCGTTGTTGAGTGTTTTACAAGGGGACAGCGTACTTGAAGAAACTTCTGGTGCGTGGGATGTAAAAAATAAAAGCAGCAGCAGGGTATATTTTCCGAACGCTGAAAATGGTGAGATCAGTGTAACCTTGACATACGAGCTTGCGGATAAGGAAAGCCCGTTAATCATTAAATTCAAGCCTTTAAATAAATTGATTGACGAAGATAGTCAAGAAATAACTGTTGATATTAACTAG